In Clostridium sp., one DNA window encodes the following:
- a CDS encoding acyltransferase family protein: MELNINSTKYRSCYFDNLKFLLITLVVIGHAIEPLIGLYPNIKLAYNLIYSFHMPLFVFISGYFSKNISNDKKNFSKIAGILAAYIIFQLLYSLFNIYILKAENFKITFVYPYWTMWYLLSIFIWNLILPYFSKVRYSIIIAVAISILCGYDNNIGYYLSLSRTIIFFPYFLMGYFCHKYHINTMRKHIEKKYAVLGLLTVFLIIYLLNGKIDYRWFYGSFTYSQLDGLNYPKFLLRMFTYILAISISTFVLTLIPDKKLFFTKLGSRTMAVYVFHGFIIKILVKYNFFDYVNSIISEISIILLSLLIVILLSSKFINKFTKVIIHPGFFKQINLNKSTN; encoded by the coding sequence ATGGAGCTTAATATAAATTCAACAAAATATAGAAGCTGTTACTTTGACAATTTAAAATTTCTTCTGATCACTTTAGTAGTAATCGGCCATGCTATTGAACCATTAATTGGTTTATATCCAAATATCAAATTGGCATATAATCTTATATACTCTTTTCACATGCCTCTTTTTGTTTTTATTTCGGGTTATTTTTCTAAAAATATCAGCAATGACAAAAAAAATTTTTCTAAAATTGCCGGAATTCTTGCAGCTTATATTATTTTCCAATTGCTGTACTCTTTGTTCAATATCTACATACTTAAAGCAGAAAATTTCAAAATTACTTTTGTCTATCCATACTGGACTATGTGGTATCTCCTTTCAATTTTTATATGGAATCTTATATTGCCTTATTTTTCAAAAGTCAGATATTCTATCATAATAGCAGTTGCTATCTCCATATTGTGCGGATATGATAATAACATTGGATATTACCTGAGTTTGTCAAGAACTATAATATTTTTCCCATATTTTTTGATGGGCTACTTTTGTCACAAATATCATATAAATACTATGAGAAAACACATTGAAAAAAAATATGCTGTTTTGGGTTTATTAACTGTTTTCCTGATAATATATTTGCTGAATGGTAAAATTGACTATAGATGGTTCTATGGCAGTTTCACCTATTCACAATTGGACGGTTTAAATTATCCCAAATTCCTACTGCGTATGTTTACATATATTTTAGCCATATCCATATCCACCTTTGTCTTAACTCTCATTCCAGACAAGAAATTATTTTTTACAAAATTGGGTTCGAGGACCATGGCTGTATATGTATTTCATGGTTTCATCATCAAGATATTAGTTAAATATAATTTTTTTGATTATGTAAATTCCATTATAAGTGAAATATCCATTATCCTGCTTTCACTACTTATTGTAATATTGCTTTCTTCCAAATTCATCAATAAATTCACCAAGGTTATAATTCATCCAGGATTTTTTAAACAGATAAATTTGAACAAAAGTACTAATTAA
- a CDS encoding GDSL-type esterase/lipase family protein, with product MKKRNIICFVSVLLNIFFIFWSIHTIYEHHRVQILQKQNINKNIVKNDYYLARQSQFETLNIKSEDIVFLGDSITNRSEWMEVFDNPDIKNRGIDGDTTSGILNRLNTITRGYPKKIFLMIGINDILHNEDRVYIFNNYKQILNQIRINSPDTIIYVESILPNNNIKSNRDVKFLNNELKKLSASKIIYIDLFDKFVEHDKLSGRYTYDGTHLNGLGYLLWKKEIEKYVN from the coding sequence GTGAAAAAGAGGAATATTATATGCTTTGTATCTGTATTACTGAATATATTCTTTATATTTTGGAGTATACATACAATTTATGAACACCATAGAGTACAAATTTTACAAAAACAGAACATAAATAAAAATATTGTAAAGAATGACTATTATTTAGCAAGACAGAGCCAGTTTGAAACTTTGAACATAAAAAGTGAGGATATCGTATTTTTAGGAGACAGCATTACAAATAGATCTGAATGGATGGAAGTATTTGATAATCCAGATATAAAAAACAGAGGGATTGACGGAGATACTACAAGTGGTATTTTAAACAGATTGAATACAATTACCAGAGGGTATCCTAAAAAAATATTTTTAATGATAGGAATTAATGATATTTTACATAATGAGGATAGAGTCTATATATTTAACAATTATAAACAGATTTTGAATCAAATAAGGATTAATTCCCCGGATACGATTATTTATGTTGAGAGTATATTGCCGAACAATAATATTAAATCCAACAGGGATGTCAAATTTTTAAATAATGAGCTAAAAAAACTAAGTGCCAGCAAAATTATATATATAGATTTATTTGATAAATTTGTAGAACATGATAAATTGTCAGGCAGATATACTTACGATGGTACTCATTTAAATGGTCTTGGATATTTGTTGTGGAAGAAGGAAATAGAAAAGTATGTTAATTAG
- a CDS encoding IDEAL domain-containing protein, with product MKGELLNYNDIRNLEDNSKVWVIWRHQSSDVYTIKKLQYGIDFIKYYSHNHWLSFFMTYTALEYSVNNDIAKIYEWISNDEYIENRLSIIKSAINMSLDTNDREKFMRLSKEYRFLLEQKGMIE from the coding sequence ATGAAAGGAGAATTACTAAATTATAATGATATCAGAAATTTAGAAGACAACAGCAAGGTGTGGGTGATATGGAGGCATCAAAGTTCAGATGTGTATACAATTAAGAAATTGCAATATGGTATTGATTTTATAAAATATTATTCACATAATCACTGGTTGAGTTTTTTTATGACTTATACGGCATTGGAATATAGTGTAAACAATGATATAGCTAAAATCTATGAATGGATATCCAATGATGAATATATAGAAAATAGGCTGTCAATAATAAAAAGTGCAATTAACATGTCCCTGGACACAAATGACAGGGAAAAATTCATGAGACTTTCAAAAGAATACAGGTTCTTATTGGAACAGAAAGGGATGATTGAATGA
- a CDS encoding SDR family oxidoreductase has product MNDNFYLNFPQSVPQQKQDRQPGTESQLNPRPVFEDHGYTGSEKLKDKTILITGGDSGIGRAAATAFAKEGADLAIVYYNEDGDAADTKNIIEQNGRKCILIPGDVSDDNFCKSAVQKSIDTFGKIDVLVNNAGVQYPQNSIEDITNEQLEKTFRTNIFSMFYLTRAVLPHFKPGCSIINTASITAYSGNETLIDYSSTKGAIVSFTRSLALSLAGRKIRVNSVAPGPVWTPLIPSSYSIQKVGEFGSNNPMGRPAQPVELASTYVFLASPEASYITGEIIHVNGGQFVTG; this is encoded by the coding sequence ATGAACGATAATTTTTATCTGAACTTCCCTCAATCAGTTCCACAGCAGAAACAGGATAGGCAGCCTGGAACTGAGTCCCAATTGAATCCAAGACCAGTATTTGAAGACCATGGTTATACAGGTTCCGAAAAGCTTAAAGATAAAACGATCTTAATTACAGGCGGTGACAGTGGTATAGGAAGAGCGGCTGCGACAGCCTTCGCAAAAGAAGGAGCTGATCTGGCAATAGTTTATTACAATGAAGACGGAGATGCAGCTGATACAAAAAATATAATAGAACAAAACGGCAGAAAGTGTATTCTAATCCCCGGAGACGTTTCAGACGACAATTTTTGCAAATCTGCAGTTCAAAAATCAATAGATACCTTCGGCAAAATAGATGTGCTTGTAAATAATGCAGGTGTACAATATCCACAAAATAGTATCGAGGATATAACAAACGAACAACTTGAAAAAACCTTTAGAACAAATATTTTCAGTATGTTCTATCTGACAAGGGCAGTACTTCCACATTTCAAGCCCGGCTGCAGTATTATAAATACAGCTTCCATAACGGCTTACAGCGGAAATGAAACTTTGATAGATTACTCTTCCACAAAAGGTGCTATTGTATCTTTTACACGTTCTCTGGCTCTATCCCTGGCAGGCAGAAAAATAAGGGTTAACTCAGTAGCTCCCGGTCCTGTCTGGACTCCCCTTATTCCTTCATCATACAGTATCCAGAAAGTCGGTGAATTTGGATCAAATAATCCTATGGGAAGACCTGCACAACCGGTTGAACTGGCATCCACCTATGTATTTCTCGCCTCGCCGGAAGCCTCTTATATAACCGGAGAAATCATACACGTAAACGGCGGACAGTTTGTAACAGGTTAA
- the tyrS gene encoding tyrosine--tRNA ligase — protein MTNVYDILLERGYIKQTTHEEEIRELLGKEKVTFYIGFDPTADSLHVGHFLQMMVMAHMQRAGHRPIALLGGGTAMVGDPTGKTDMRKMLTGEQIEHNAQCFKKQFSRLVDFDDNKAIMDNNANWLMDLNYVNFLREIGVHFSVNKMLTAECYKQRLEKGLTFLEFNYMLMQAYDFLQLNRKYDCVLQLGGDDQWSNIIAGVDLIRRKEKKPAYGMTFTLLTKSDGKKMGKTEGGAIWLDKEKTSPYEFYQYWRNIDDSDVEKCLALLTFLPMDEVRRLGALKDSETNKAKAILAYEVTKLIHGKDDADKARSASEALFSGGSNMDDVPTVEIDKDSCSCSIVDLLVNTAILPSKSEVRRLIKQGGLTVNDKKISDINFAVSIDDFKEGSMLIRRGKKKYNKIVIK, from the coding sequence TTGACTAACGTTTATGATATCCTTTTAGAAAGGGGTTATATAAAACAAACCACTCATGAGGAAGAAATAAGGGAATTACTTGGAAAGGAAAAGGTAACTTTTTACATAGGATTTGATCCAACGGCAGATAGTCTCCATGTAGGTCATTTTTTACAGATGATGGTTATGGCACATATGCAAAGGGCTGGACATAGACCAATAGCACTTCTCGGAGGGGGAACTGCAATGGTAGGTGACCCCACTGGAAAGACGGACATGAGAAAGATGCTTACAGGAGAACAGATTGAGCACAATGCACAATGTTTCAAGAAACAATTTTCAAGATTGGTGGATTTTGATGACAATAAGGCAATAATGGATAACAATGCAAACTGGCTGATGGATCTGAATTATGTAAACTTTCTCCGTGAAATAGGTGTACACTTTTCAGTTAACAAGATGCTTACGGCAGAGTGTTATAAGCAGAGACTTGAAAAAGGTCTTACATTTCTTGAATTCAATTATATGTTGATGCAGGCTTATGACTTTCTCCAGCTCAACAGAAAATATGACTGTGTTCTCCAGCTGGGAGGGGACGATCAATGGTCGAATATAATTGCAGGTGTTGATCTTATAAGAAGAAAAGAGAAAAAACCTGCCTATGGAATGACATTTACACTGTTGACCAAGAGTGACGGAAAGAAAATGGGAAAAACGGAAGGGGGAGCCATATGGTTGGATAAAGAAAAAACCAGTCCATATGAATTTTATCAATACTGGAGAAATATAGATGATTCCGATGTTGAGAAGTGCCTGGCACTTCTGACTTTTCTACCTATGGACGAGGTAAGGCGACTTGGAGCTCTTAAGGATTCGGAAACAAACAAGGCGAAGGCAATTCTTGCATATGAAGTTACAAAATTAATTCATGGGAAAGATGATGCGGATAAGGCAAGGTCAGCTTCAGAGGCACTGTTTTCAGGTGGCTCAAACATGGATGATGTTCCAACTGTTGAAATAGATAAGGACAGTTGTAGCTGCAGCATAGTTGATCTTCTTGTGAATACGGCTATATTACCGTCTAAAAGTGAAGTGCGAAGGCTCATAAAGCAGGGAGGACTTACTGTAAATGACAAAAAAATTAGCGATATAAATTTTGCTGTTAGCATAGATGACTTTAAAGAAGGAAGTATGTTGATAAGAAGAGGAAAGAAAAAGTATAATAAAATAGTAATAAAATAG
- a CDS encoding zinc-ribbon domain-containing protein yields the protein MPDKTITCKDCGKEFVFTEGEQEFYKEKGFENDPVRCPDCRRKRKAERNRTRR from the coding sequence ATGCCAGACAAGACTATTACATGCAAGGATTGTGGAAAAGAATTCGTATTCACAGAAGGTGAACAGGAATTCTACAAGGAAAAAGGTTTTGAAAATGATCCTGTACGATGTCCTGATTGTAGAAGAAAAAGAAAGGCCGAAAGAAATAGAACAAGAAGATAG